Proteins from a genomic interval of Phalacrocorax aristotelis chromosome 3, bGulAri2.1, whole genome shotgun sequence:
- the RHOB gene encoding rho-related GTP-binding protein RhoB has product MAAIRKKLVVVGDGACGKTCLLIVFSKDEFPEVYVPTVFENYVADIEVDGKQVELALWDTAGQEDYDRLRPLSYPDTDVILMCFSVDSPDSLENIPEKWVPEVKHFCPNVPIILVANKKDLRNDEHVRNELARMKQEPVRTEDGRAMAIRIQAYDYLECSAKTKEGVREVFETATRAALQKRYGTQNGCINCCKVL; this is encoded by the coding sequence ATGGCTGCCATCCGCAAGAagttggtggtggtgggggacgGTGCCTGTGGCAAGACCTGTCTCCTCATCGTCTTCAGCAAGGATGAGTTCCCCGAGGTCTATGTGCCCACTGTCTTTGAGAACTACGTGGCTGACATTGAGGTGGATGGCAAGCAGGTGGAGCTGGCCCTGTGGGACACGGCTGGCCAGGAGGACTATGACCGCCTGCGACCCCTCTCCTACCCGGACACCGATGTGATCCTCATGTGCTTCTCTGTGGACAGCCCAGACTCGCTGGAGAACATCCCGGAGAAGTGGGTGCCTGAAGTCAAGCACTTCTGCCCCAATGTCCCCATCATCCTGGTGGCCAACAAGAAAGACCTGCGCAACGATGAGCATGTGCGCAATGAGCTGGCCCGCATGAAGCAGGAGCCGGTGCGCACCGAGGATGGCCGCGCCATGGCCATTCGCATCCAGGCCTACGACTACCTAGAGTGCTCAGCCAAGACCAAGGAGGGTGTCCGGGAGGTCTTCGAGACCGCCACCCGGGCGGCCTTGCAGAAGCGCTATGGCACCCAGAACGGCTGCATCAACTGCTGCAAAGTCCTATAG
- the LOC142054319 gene encoding ras-like GTP-binding protein RHO, with protein MAALRRKLTVAGDDRCGKTCLLFALRHEQLPKSYEPTLFDAYTADTEVDGKEMKLILFDVAGKNESSYRNLRSVFYKDTDIILMCFSVDRPDSQQNILDFWVPEIKLFCPTVPIILVATKIELRGNEGIKKQLTTPGNEPINTTEGKALAASIGAHAYLECSAKTKEGVDTALEIISQCALNEKRRRKRHYRRCQIL; from the coding sequence ATGGCTGCTCTTAGAAGAAAGCTAACTGTAGCTGGAGATGACCGCTGCGGTAAGACATGCCTCCTCTTTGCTCTGCGTCACGAACAACTTCCCAAGTCCTACGAGCCAACTCTCTTTGACGCTTACACCGCTGACACAGAGGTAGACGGGAAGGAGATGAAACTAATTCTCTTCGATGTGGCAGGGAAGAATGAATCCAGTTACCGAAATCTCCGTTCAGTGTTTTACAAGGACACCGACATTATTTTAATGTGCTTCTCCGTGGACAGGCCTGACTCACAGCAAAACATCCTTGATTTTTGGGTTCCAGAAATCAAACTGTTCTGCCCCACAGTACCTATTATTCTGGTGGCTACCAAGATAGAACTAAGGGGTAATGAAGGCATTAAGAAACAACTAACTACTCCAGGCAATGAGCCAATTAACactacagaaggaaaagctttagCTGCCAGCATTGGGGCACATGCTTACCTGGAGTGTTCTGCCAAGACAAAAGAAGGTGTTGATACAGCTCTGGAGATTATTAGCCAATGCGCATTAAatgagaaaaggaggagaaagaggcacTACAGGCGCTGCCAAATTTTGTAA